TTTAACTATTCTTCCAGAGAagcattaaattctttttttttttttttgagacagggtctcgctctgtcacccaggttggagtgcagtggtgtaatcttggctcactgcaacctctgcctcccaggatcaagcgattctcctgcctcagcctcccaagtatctgggattacagatgcgtgccaccatgcttggctaatttttgtatttttagtagaggtgggatttcaccatgttggccaggctggtctcgaactcctgacctcaagtgatccacccacctcggcctcccaaagtgtgggaattacaggtgtgagccactgctcccggcccagAGAAGCATTGAATTCTAACGTCTAATTGAAACTGCTTTTTGTGACCTTCAAATACGTTTCTCCCAGTGTAGGCTGCAACATAGAACTAAAATCCCCAAATAATTCAGAACAAGAGAATTAAACGATCTGCTGGGTCTCTGAGACTTCAGAAGCTGCGTTATGTTGTGAAAAACTAAGCTAAGTGGTCTTATCACATGAGGCTGCCCTGCTGAGGTGGACCCTAGTAGTCAGCCTAGTAGTAGCAGCCTAGTAGTCAGTGCAAGGTAAGAGGGACATAAATCCACAACATTAGAATATTCAAGAGCTgcaaatgaaggagaaagaaaaaccataaaagatgaaaaagaattcaggttGCCATGTCCTAAATACACACACTATATGCTCAGCTTTGTGCTGTGCTGTCTAAGTCTTCTTTTCAGTTACCAAATGTGTGGATGGTACAGATCCAAAGTGAAATTGAGAGTACAGAGGTGAGCTCCATATTGTCAAGGAAAAACTGGGGGATGAGTTATGCCTTGAAGAAACTGGAGACATTTggtccaacaaaacaaaacaagattttttaaaactctcctaTTTCCCCATGGGCAGTCTATTTGTGTTGATGCTTTACCATTTCATAATTTCCTCATTTCGTTGTTTCATGGAGTGAAGAGAACTGACATGCTGTCCAATAAACTTCCTTGTTCTCCTTATGCAAGAAAGGAAATCCTGACTTAATGTATAACCACAGAACAAGTAATATTCTATGTCTATCGGAGTTGAACTTCCTAAAAGACAAATTGTTCATCTTTCAAGATTCATTCTCCCTGAATCTTACCAACAAAACAGCcctgaggagaaagaaagagagggagggagagaaaaagagagagagagagagaaacaaaaagccaaagagagagaaaaaaatgaattcatcaaCATCATCTGAATCACAAGGCACAGGTAAAATTTGcaactcttccttttctttcacagatCTCTTTTTGGAACAAGTAATAAATATGGTGAAAGATAGCACAATAGAAAAGTATtcactgaagttaaaaaaaaaaaaaaaaggagacggTGAAGAGAGATTGGAAGGCTATTTCTTATACCAGAAAGCCTACTGGACTCTAGTTAAGGGAGAACTATCACACTGTTTCCACCCTTTCTGCAATGCATTGTGTCCCTTTTGGCAaatcacttcacttctctggaacgctctttgtctgtaaaatgtgtaatgggaggaagagaggaactaCTAGATAACTGTTAATATTTTACCTAATTTACAAAGAGCTTGAAAaatgagacacagaaaaaaaaagatcaggagaaagacaagaaaagcaatgatgagaaaagggaaaagaaagaaaaagaaagaaaagtggccttagaaaatattgaaaaaaatttaactgaGAGACTTAGAAAGGAAAAATTGTATATCTGAGTTCATGAGTCAGAGTCTTACTCCAGGGGTTCTAATCGTGTGGTCCTCAgtccagcagcagcagtagcccCTGGGAACTTGTTAGTTCCATACAATCTCTACTGATTGCTAACTCTGGGAGTAAGGGTCAGCAATCTGTGTTTCAATAAgccctccaagtgattctgacGCATGCTGAAATTTGGGGATTACTCAATACAGACAATAGAAGTAGAAGGAAATAAGTAAGGATGCACAAgaatctcttctagctttttaatgatcgccattctaactggtgtgagatggtatctcattgtggttttgatttgctcgggaaggggaacatcacacaccggggcctatcatggggaggggggagggggaagggattgcattgggagttatacctgatgtaaatgacgagttggtgggtgctgacgagttgatgggtgcagcacaccaacatggcacaagtatacatatgtaacaaacctgcacgttatgcacatgtaccctagaacttaaagtataataataataataataaaagaatctcTTCTAGCTCTTTTGTACCTTGCTTAGGGAAGATTGATCATGCTTGTGTCATTCTTTCTACAGAGAGAGGATGCTTCTCTTCCCAAATGTTCTTATGGACTGTTTCTGGGATCCCCATCCTATTTCTCAGCGCCTGTTTCATCACCAGATGTGTTGGTGGGTTCTGAAGGtcaaattcaatttaattcttcCTGGTGCATATTAGGTGAAAACTCTTCCATGCTGCCTGTACATTCTCTTTTCCCTCAAAAGGTCTTTctgtttcactcttttttttttttttcctattaatctCTAGGTTATTTCTCAAACCAGAAACCTTAACAAGCAGGGAACTGTTTCCGAATTTTAATCACCTGTGACTTACTTTTCATGATGGACATTTTTCACTTCCTTGGCAGTCCTGAGTCCTCCTCTTTCAGCTTCTATTATTAGTGTAACCTTCTCTAGGAGATTCTGCCTTAGAGCTTGAACTACTGGTTGGGACCAGAGACATGACTAATTACTTTTGGAAGGAAGGGTAGAGAGAGTGGACTTGGCATAAGAGGGAGTGCAAACATATCTGTTTTCTCTGGGTCGTAAGAAAAAGCAGGTTGTAAGAAAAAACATGATAATTATTGGCACTTTTGTTATAAATacaaaactgacagaactgatttttttaaccaaaataagACTAACAAACATTATACCCTTTCCTTTACAGTGACATATCACATCTTTCAAACCTGTGATGAGAAAAAGTTTCAGCTACATGAGAATTTCACAGAGCTGTCCTGCTACAATGATGGATCAGGTATAATAGTCCCAAAGGTGAACATCAAAATTTACATAGCAACATTTTCTGGCTTCTAGATTGACTTTGGAACAGGTGAAATATAGTTGGATTAGgtcttatttttcaaaagcaaaatgtaaaatcCTAGAAATTTGGAGATGCAATTAGCATTGGAGCAGGAAGTCTTGGGGAAATTAGAGTAAACTTTTATAATACATTTGAGGTATGTCTGAACAGTAAATCTAGAAGTGGAAGGTATTATTCCCAGGAGTGTACTTTTTCTTCATTCACCTACTTCTGAAATgagatgaaggagaaaaaaacgTATGGAGTAGAGAATGTATAAATATCTCACAAATATACTCTATGCTCTTGTATGTCATCCTGTTCCAAGTCTTAGCAAAATGCTACATGACACTAAAAAAGTGGCCTCCTTCTCTGAGCTATAATTTTCTCACCATTAAATTGAGAGAAATTAgatgaattatttataatagacCTCAAAGGCAAAAGTTCTGTAATTCTAAGAAATCTAACACATCTATATACTACAGTATGGAGATTTGATTGAGGATACATTGTTCAGGAAACATAAGAGATGGCTCTTTGGGGGTCACccaaataaaatgcataaatttcTCTGACATTAGTAGTCTAAGAACAGATAATAAGGTTCTATATCAATAGCATAACTAAAATAGCTTGCACATATAGTTGCATTTCCTGGCATTGACATCCAGAGAACGAGAATTATAttcaaaagaccaaaaaaattcTGTTGATGTTTCTTGACATTGGAATTATCTAAAGTCTTAGATACTAAGATGTGGGGTATGAGCAAGTGATTCCAAGGCTTCTGACTTAAATGAGGACTCCATGGGGCCAGATGAAGCTTTGGGTTTTCTTATTCAGTTCACCTGGGACACTCACTGAAACATCTCTCATCCTAGGTTCAGCCAAGAACTGTTGTCCATCGAACTGGGAGTATTTTCAATCTAGCTGCTACTTCTTTTCTACTGACACCATTCCCTGGACATCAAGTTTAAAGAACTGCTCAGCCATGGGCGCTCACCTGGTGATTATCAACTCACAGGAGGAGCAGGTAGCTGCAGTCCTCCAATGCCAATGTGACATTCCCCACATGGTCTACCTCTCTTTTCATACATATGCTCAGTGCTTGATCCCCAATGACTGTGGTTAATGAATGTACTAAAATGCATGCTGTTCTTACCATTCCGGTAAAGTCACTGCCTaccttaatttattttccttcctagAAGAACCTAAGAAAAAGGGAATTTCCATGTGGAGTTCCTTTAATTAGGCAAGGGGAAAAAAGAGGGTTGGAAGTTAATTTTAGACTAATCATTATGTTTATGAACATATTATATGCAAGAAACGAAGCAAATATTGTCCGTTTTCTTTAAGCTGTGATTAATAATGTTTTGCACTAGATATATTCAATAAATTTGGCCACCAATAACAGTAGATTAACTTTGAAAGAATTGTTGAGGATCTCCTTTTCTGTTGAAGGTTattttttgtcagtttaattttatgttatgtgtatttcaccACCAAAAAAATCAGTAGATAATCCTCATGATCTTACAATTtcatttatctgtcatttctCATCCagatccttttttattttttgagatggagtctcgctgtgttgcacaggctggagtacagtggcgcgatttcgactcactgcaacctctgcctcccagagtcaagcgattcacctgtctcagcctcccaagtagctgggactacaggcacccgccaccatgcctagcaaaatattttgtaattttcatagagacagggtttcgccatgttggtcaagctggtctcgaactcctgacctcaggtgatccaccacctcggcctcccaaagtgctaggatctcTTCCAGATTCTTATCTTTTTTAATAAGAATTACCAGCAACGTTTATTCAAAACTGAAATAACTGATCTCCTTTTATTTTGTATCTTCCATAGGAATTCCTTGCCTATAAGAAACCTAAAATGAAAGAGTTTTTTATTGGACTGTCAGACAAAGTGGTCGAGGGTCAGTGGCAATGGGTGGATGGCACACCTTTGACAAAGTCTCTGAGGTAATTACTCTCCTATTGAGAGGAGTTCTTGAAACCTCGTTCTGTTTCCTGCAACAGATCAGGTCCATTCTTGGTGGTATTAAATGCAGGAAAGAAAAGAGCTGAGGTAGAAAAGACGAAGGAGAAGTACAAGCACTCGCTTCTCTCCTTTCCTGGGATTGTCTcaagaataaaggggaaaaaataaatgaaaatgaactgAAGAATCATTCACTGAGAATGCAAAAGAGACAAGAGGTGGAATTAAGAGTCTTATTCCCCAAAActgaaggaaatgaggaaaaaaatagtaagttgAGAAAGACAGCAGGTTCTTATGCAGTGAAAAATGAGAATCTCTTGACAATGCGTCTTTTCTCCTTAATAATATCCTCACATCATTAGAGCAtagctttttttaaattgtggataTGCTTTTTTTGATTGAttaattgatatataaaatattttgctatatatATTGTTTCTCATGATTTGTTAGTGagcaaggttttttttcttttttcttttcttcaacttttattttaagttccagggtacatgtgcaggatgtgcaggttacATGGGTAAACGTGTGCCGttggtggtttactgcacagatcatcccatgatcccggtattaagcccagcatccattaagTATTCTTCTTAATAAagcataggccgggcacggtgtctcaagcctgtaatcccagcactttgggaggccgagacgggcggatcacgaggtcaggagattgagaccatcctggctaacacggtgaaaccccgtctctactaaaaaatacaaaaaactagccgggcgaggtggcgggcgcctgtagtcccaactactcgggaggctgaggcaggagaatggcgtgaacctgggaggcagagcttgcagtgagctgagatccagccactgcactccagcccgggcggcagagactccgtctcaaaaataaataaataaataaataaataaataaataaataaataaagcatagcatttttaatttttcaaagttcttttctcatttattatttcagttttattattttattattatttcattttacctaAATTACACTTTTCTAGAATGTTAATTGTTAATCTGTATTTAGCATTTGAGGAAACTaaaactcagaaaagttaagGGATTTAGCGAATGAGCAGTTCTAAGAATACAACACAGATACTCTGACACTTAGAAATGCTGCTTCACAACCACACTGGAACACCACTGCAGGATGCACCTAAGTTAATACATGCTCTGTGCAGAATAAAGAGAGCCAAGCCGATATGAGATATGAGtgtgaagaaaacaaatatatcagAATATCAATCTTCCCTATAACTTGTCATTCTATAGCTAAGGAACAGGACAGAAtagaaaaggaacaaaggaacaGGACAGAATAGAAAGTCAGAAAGATCCAGTTCAGCTTCAGTACTCACAAACTGTGACTTAGACAAATGGTTTGGCTTTCCTGAGGTTCCTTTTCTTATTCAATAAAATGGACATTATAATACCTGCCTCGCAAAACTGTTGTGAGATTAAACAACACAAACACAATTTGCCTGGTATATGAGGTTACTTTACCTCTTTTTGCTGGGATTCGAAGTCTCCTATGTCATTCTTTTTCAGCTTCTGGGATGTAGGGGAACCCAATAACATAGCTACCCTGGAGGACTGTGCCACCATGAGGGACTCTTCAAACCCAAGGCAAAATTGGAATGATGCTACCTGTTTCTTCAGTTATTTTCGGATTTGTGAAAGGCtaggaataaatattttgaacaaagGAAAATCTATTTAAGAACAGAAGGCATAACTTCAATGGATAAAGAAGGAAGGACAAGAACATGGCCACACCCACTGCCCCACACGAGAAACTTGTGCGCTGCACTTCAAAGGACTTCATAAGTATTTGTTACtctgatataaataaaaataagtagttttaaatgttttaactcATGTTACTGGCTGAAGTGCCTTTTCTCTCTACATTAGTCTCAGGTCCTCTTTCCAGAATTTACAAAGCAATTCACTACCTTTTGCTACATTTGCCTCATTTTTGAGTATTTATATGAAAGTTCAGGGACACGGAGCCAAGACAGAGTCTAGCAAAGAAGAGGATTTTGGAAGGTGTCTTCCAACAATCGCCTGAATCTAGGCTCTGTAGCAGGTCCTCTTCTTTCTAGCTTCTGACAAGTCTGTCTTCTCTTCTTGATTTCATACCGTTCTTATCTCCTGCCCAAGTGTATCATCTCTGTGCTTCCCTATATAAGGAGTAAGAAACTTCTTTAAGTCTTGGAACTTGTTGCTGCTCAGAATACTGGTGTCGCCTTTCTGGCTACAGGCCTCCACTGCACCTTCTTAGGGAAGGGCATGCTGGCCATCAGCTCCAAACAGGCTGTAACCAAGTCCACCCATCCCTGGGGCTTCCCTTGCTCTGCCTTATTTTCAATTAACTGAATGGATCTCACCAGATTTTGTATCTATTGCTCAGCTAGGACCAGAGTCCAAGAGTCAAATTATTATAAGAGAACATTCAtctccacattttcctgtctcaagcccatccatttttttttaacttttattttaggtttcgGGGGTACATGTAAAGGTTTtctatataggtaaactcatttCATGCAggttttttgtacagattatattatcacccagatattaagcccagtgcccaatatttattttttttctgcccctctccctcctcctaccttccgccctcaagtagaccccagtgtctgttgttcccttctttgtgcttatgagttctcatcatttagctcccactcata
This sequence is a window from Theropithecus gelada isolate Dixy chromosome 11, Tgel_1.0, whole genome shotgun sequence. Protein-coding genes within it:
- the CLEC4E gene encoding C-type lectin domain family 4 member E encodes the protein MNSSTSSESQGTERGCFSSQMFLWTVSGIPILFLSACFITRCVVTYHIFQTCDEKKFQLHENFTELSCYNDGSGSAKNCCPSNWEYFQSSCYFFSTDTIPWTSSLKNCSAMGAHLVIINSQEEQEFLAYKKPKMKEFFIGLSDKVVEGQWQWVDGTPLTKSLSFWDVGEPNNIATLEDCATMRDSSNPRQNWNDATCFFSYFRICERLGINILNKGKSI